One region of Culex pipiens pallens isolate TS chromosome 2, TS_CPP_V2, whole genome shotgun sequence genomic DNA includes:
- the LOC120412816 gene encoding soma ferritin-like, producing the protein MFVLRRLPLSTLPARRLFASGRVICPPEDPAQPDGSKSENLAAPQINALVQGAINEQINSELFASHTYLSMSYFFARSGVGLMGFSGLYRSMSQEEQSHADALAKYLLKRNGAVELNTIKKPATCSWANIGTTLNETVRLENCVSESLSALYRLAEKHNDVVTTEFIVTEFLNEQIESIREVNLLIARWRTLEKTPNGVYLLNRELEHKFKA; encoded by the exons ATGTTCGTCCTACGCCGACTGCCCTTGTCCACCCTACCGGCCCGCAGATTGTTCGCTTCCGGTCGGGTCATCTGCCCACCGGAAGACCCGGCACAGCCCGACGGAAGCAAATCGGAGAACCTGGCCGCACCGCAAATCAACGCCCTCGTGCAGGGTGCCATCAACGAGCAAATCAACTCGGAACTGTTCGCCAGCCACACCTACCTTTCGATGAGCTATTTTTTCGCCCGTTCCGGCGTCGGTTTGATGGGGTTTTCCG GACTCTACCGCAGCATGTCCCAGGAAGAGCAGTCCCACGCGGACGCACTCGCCAAGTACCTGCTGAAGCGAAACGGAGCTGTCGAGCTGAACACGATCAAGAAGCCGGCCACGTGCAGCTGGGCCAACATCGGGACAACGCTGAACGAGACGGTCCGCTTGGAGAACTGCGTTTCGGAGTCACTGTCCGCGCTGTACCGTTTGGCCGAGAAGCACAACGACGTCGTTACGACCGAATTTATCGTTACGGAGTTTCTCAACGAGCAAATCGAGTCGATTCGCGAGGTTAATCTGTTGATCGCCAGGTGGAGAACCCTGGAGAAGACCCCGAACGGGGTGTACCTGTTGAACCGGGAGTTGGAGCACAAATTTAAAGCCtaa
- the LOC120412836 gene encoding zinc finger protein 436-like yields MMSSTAFPEPPASAAAASTGGSNAPSASSECRMLLNVARYYDVISRLVDVLDRCTVVPGAITVVHQPDLQQVLVCYGEGDDADEIIEECPPEEILALDQGLGDDGDDEMIVFEETEEEEAGEEVGFEEVEADLQDLVEEEPIETDEEVIEFEVDQFEEESAVSEYFVEYLQDETRSELAEGSEKGEEKVKDEERFKCQFVACDKRFAEYQELQSHLKKEHTGDARCSQLQCKFGDCSATFDENEKLYAHLKTHSRIFELKDESKKHKKVYRSPTVKGGSKPIVARRKCEFCKESFDTKINVYNLHCLEAHGRPLYNCFVCAKTFYLLAHLNEHIKSGHDADTAKSFIMQSLWRTFQEDNATINECRMCFRLFSSPRAETQHQEFHLKELSLTCITCGGKHYTSQCNEPRPKFGTVYEKVQCPQCERWMSKKNIKEHIATHANERNFPCTVCKKTFKVQRTAHRHIQNHINAQNKQRKCYDCEQVFSDEDELPKHYQTSHPGKHPYNCPICGQGFYQKPQLADHVHTHSDEERISVKNPVEHYQVGNARVYECTLCRRGFSAKRTVVAHFIVHTDRPFVCELCGASFRAKAVLEEHVLDVHKVKMET; encoded by the coding sequence ATGATGTCCTCAACGGCTTTCCCGGAACCCCCGGCGTCTGCTGCCGCCGCCTCCACCGGAGGCAGCAACGCCCCTTCCGCTAGCAGCGAATGCCGCATGCTGCTGAATGTCGCCCGCTACTACGACGTCATCTCCCGGCTGGTCGACGTTCTGGACAGGTGCACGGTGGTGCCGGGAGCGATAACCGTTGTCCACCAGCCGGATCTGCAGCAGGTGCTGGTTTGCTACGGCGAGGGTGACGATGCGGACGAAATCATCGAGGAATGTCCACCGGAGGAGATATTGGCGCTGGATCAGGGCCTCGGGGATGATGGCGATGACGAGATGATTGTGTTTGAGGAGACTGAGGAAGAGGAAGCTGGGGAGGAGGTTGGATTTGAGGAGGTGGAGGCCGATCTGCAGGATCTCGTGGAGGAGGAACCGATTGAGACGGACGAGGAGGTGATTGAGTTTGAGGTGGATCAGTTTGAGGAGGAGAGCGCCGTTTCGGAGTATTTCGTGGAGTATTTGCAGGATGAGACGAGATCGGAACTGGCGGAGGGAAGTGAGAAGGGAGAGGAGAAGGTGAAGGACGAGGAGCGGTTCAAGTGCCAGTTTGTGGCTTGTGATAAACGGTTTGCGGAGTACCAGGAACTTCAGAGTCATTTGAAGAAGGAACACACGGGAGATGCGAGATGTTCTCAGTTGCAATGCAAGTTTGGCGATTGCTCGGCTACATTTGACGAGAATGAAAAACTGTATGCCCATTTAAAGACACATAGCAGGATATTCGAGTTGAAGGATGAGTCGAAGAAGCATAAAAAAGTTTACAGATCACCGACTGTGAAGGGCGGTTCAAAGCCAATAGTGGCACGACGAAAATGTGAGTTCTGCAAAGAGTCATTCGACACCAAGATAAACGTTTACAACTTGCACTGCTTGGAAGCGCACGGTCGGCCGCTGTACAACTGTTTCGTGTGCGCCAAGACGTTCTACCTGTTGGCGCACCTAAACGAACACATCAAAAGTGGCCACGACGCCGACACGGCCAAGTCCTTTATCATGCAGTCGCTGTGGCGAACCTTTCAGGAGGACAACGCGACCATCAACGAGTGCCGGATGTGCTTCCGGTTGTTCTCCTCGCCCCGGGCCGAAACGCAGCACCAAGAGTTTCACCTCAAAGAACTCTCGCTTACCTGCATAACCTGCGGTGGCAAACACTACACAAGTCAGTGCAACGAACCACGGCCAAAGTTCGGAACTGTCTACGAAAAGGTCCAATGTCCGCAGTGCGAACGGTGGATGTCCAAGAAGAACATCAAGGAACACATCGCGACGCATGCCAACGAGCGCAACTTCCCCTGCACCGTGTGCAAAAAGACCTTCAAAGTGCAACGAACAGCCCACCGCCACATCCAGAACCACATCAACGCGCAGAACAAGCAGCGCAAGTGCTACGACTGCGAGCAAGTCTTCAGCGACGAGGACGAACTCCCGAAGCACTACCAAACCTCCCACCCCGGAAAGCACCCGTACAACTGTCCCATCTGCGGGCAAGGATTCTACCAGAAACCGCAACTCGCCGATCACGTGCACACCCACTCGGACGAGGAACGGATCTCGGTAAAAAATCCCGTTGAACACTACCAGGTGGGAAACGCTCGCGTGTACGAGTGCACCCTCTGCCGGAGGGGCTTCTCCGCGAAACGGACCGTGGTGGCGCACTTTATCGTGCACACCGATAGACCCTTTGTGTGCGAGCTGTGCGGGGCCTCGTTCCGGGCGAAGGCGGTGCTCGAGGAGCACGTGCTGGATGTGCACAAGGTGAAGATGGAGACGTGA
- the LOC120412787 gene encoding RNA-binding protein Rsf1 produces the protein MSEQKGTRVYVGNLTDKVKKEDLEGEFTKYGKLNSVWVAFNPPGFAFIEFENKEEAESACDNLNGQDILGSKLRVEISKGRRSTRGGGARGGFRSGGGGGGGGGFRDGGGRSSGDFRSSSRGGFRDGGGFRSSSRGGFRDAGSYRNGSSGGRPSGSGGYSRDSGRDSYGSGGYGGRSSGGGGGGRFRSRSPVGARGRY, from the coding sequence ATGAGCGAACAGAAGGGCACTAGAGTCTACGTGGGCAACCTCACCGATAAAGTGAAGAAGGAGGATCTCGAGGGAGAATTCACCAAGTACGGTAAATTGAACTCTGTTTGGGTAGCTTTCAATCCCCCAGGTTTCGCGTTCATTGAGTTCGAAAACAAAGAGGAAGCCGAATCGGCCTGCGACAACCTCAACGGCCAGGACATCCTCGGCTCGAAGCTACGCGTCGAGATCTCCAAGGGCCGCCGAAGCACTCGGGGCGGAGGTGCCCGCGGAGGGTTCCGTTccggcggtggcggcggcggcggcggtgggtTCCGCGATGGTGGAGGTCGCTCCTCCGGGGACTTCCGGTCTAGCTCACGGGGTGGTTTCCGCGATGGTGGTGGCTTCCGGTCCAGCTCCCGGGGTGGATTCCGGGACGCTGGCTCCTACCGCAACGGTAGCAGCGGCGGACGGCCCTCCGGTTCCGGCGGTTACAGCCGAGACTCGGGTCGCGATAGCTACGGAAGCGGCGGCTACGGAGGGCGCAGcagcggtggcggcggcggcggacgGTTCCGTTCAAGGTCTCCGGTTGGCGCACGTGGTCGCTACTAA